The proteins below come from a single Streptomyces tubercidicus genomic window:
- a CDS encoding FUSC family protein: MLKRAFVAPDPGLLRLRGATRAVLGIGLAVTVCALTGHSLVAAITGGLAALLALFTVTDATVRGRLTTTALLPAVGFPVLAVAAVLHDHPLGRDAAFVAVVGAGVYARRWGPRGHALGVFAFMTFFATQFLHTVPAQLPELYTAVTLALLAAATVRFAVWCYELRLPPVAVPALLGARGLARTTTRQAIQATAGSAFALLIGQLLSEQRWYWAVGATWWIFVNTTSRGETLVRGFRRALGTVLGIALGLVVVIPLHGALAPTVALVAVSVFAIFYTAAVSYTWMMLAVTLMAGLLYGLLGVLDPALLALRLAETGVGALGAALAVLIVLPVTTHATTDAWIQRALRCVHRCTGEAAARLAGSPTADPAPHVADLAPLLSRVRLSLAPLVHPLSPLRARKERARQVLALLDDCACEVRGLASIAADPEASHDARLTAACQRVEAAVEALTAPRSTPRPAAAAVAVPQPSAAEPALVHLHGLERALAELSAPLGGSPRSPLVDA; encoded by the coding sequence GTGCTGAAGAGGGCGTTCGTGGCTCCGGATCCGGGGCTGCTGCGGCTGCGCGGCGCCACCCGGGCCGTCCTCGGCATCGGCCTGGCGGTCACGGTGTGTGCGCTCACCGGCCACTCGCTCGTCGCGGCCATCACTGGCGGGCTCGCCGCCCTGCTCGCCCTCTTCACGGTCACCGACGCCACGGTCCGCGGCCGGCTGACCACCACCGCGCTGCTGCCCGCGGTCGGCTTCCCGGTCCTCGCCGTCGCCGCGGTCCTGCACGACCACCCGCTGGGGCGGGACGCGGCCTTCGTCGCCGTCGTGGGTGCCGGGGTCTACGCCCGCCGCTGGGGGCCGCGCGGCCATGCGCTGGGCGTGTTCGCGTTCATGACCTTCTTCGCGACGCAGTTCCTGCACACCGTGCCGGCCCAGCTGCCCGAGCTGTACACCGCGGTCACCCTCGCACTGCTCGCCGCCGCCACCGTCCGCTTCGCCGTGTGGTGCTACGAGCTCCGGCTGCCCCCGGTGGCCGTGCCCGCCCTGCTGGGTGCCAGGGGACTGGCCCGGACGACCACCCGCCAGGCGATCCAGGCGACCGCCGGCAGCGCCTTCGCCCTTCTCATCGGCCAGCTGCTCTCCGAGCAGCGGTGGTACTGGGCGGTGGGCGCCACCTGGTGGATCTTCGTGAACACCACCTCGCGCGGCGAGACCCTGGTCCGGGGCTTCCGCCGGGCCCTCGGCACGGTGCTCGGCATCGCCCTCGGCCTCGTCGTCGTCATCCCGCTGCACGGCGCGCTGGCCCCCACGGTCGCCCTCGTCGCGGTCAGCGTGTTCGCGATCTTCTACACCGCCGCGGTCTCGTACACCTGGATGATGCTCGCGGTGACGCTGATGGCCGGGCTGCTGTACGGCCTGCTGGGCGTGCTGGACCCCGCGCTGCTCGCGCTGCGCCTCGCCGAGACCGGCGTGGGGGCGCTCGGCGCGGCGCTGGCCGTGCTCATCGTGCTCCCCGTCACCACCCACGCCACCACGGACGCCTGGATCCAGCGGGCGCTGCGCTGTGTCCACCGCTGCACCGGCGAGGCCGCCGCCCGCCTCGCCGGTTCCCCGACCGCCGATCCCGCCCCGCACGTCGCCGACCTCGCACCGCTGCTGAGCCGGGTGCGGCTCTCGCTCGCACCGCTGGTGCACCCGCTCAGCCCCCTGCGCGCCCGTAAGGAACGGGCCCGGCAGGTGCTCGCGCTGCTCGACGACTGCGCCTGTGAGGTCCGTGGGCTCGCCTCCATCGCCGCCGACCCGGAGGCCTCCCACGATGCCCGGCTCACCGCCGCCTGCCAGCGGGTGGAGGCCGCCGTCGAGGCCCTCACCGCACCGCGCAGCACACCCCGCCCGGCGGCCGCCGCCGTCGCCGTGCCGCAGCCTTCCGCGGCGGAACCCGCGCTCGTCCATCTGCACGGCCTGGAGCGGGCGCTGGCCGAACTCTCCGCGCCGCTGGGCGGCTCCCCGCGCTCCCCGCTGGTCGACGCCTGA
- a CDS encoding Lrp/AsnC family transcriptional regulator, with translation MAVDALDAKILRLLLEQPRTSVREYARLLSVARGTVQARLDRLERDGVITAYSPRLSPAALGHPVLAFVHIEVTQGHLEEVAEALAEVPQIIEAFSTTGGGDLLTRVVARDAAHLEDVIQRLISLPGVVRTRTEMALRERVPHRMLPLVEAVGGAGPQ, from the coding sequence ATGGCCGTGGACGCCCTGGACGCCAAGATCCTTCGGCTGCTGCTGGAGCAGCCGCGCACCAGCGTCCGGGAGTACGCACGCCTGCTGAGCGTCGCCCGGGGCACCGTCCAAGCACGTCTCGACCGCCTCGAACGGGACGGTGTGATCACCGCCTACAGCCCCCGGCTGTCCCCCGCCGCACTCGGCCACCCCGTCCTCGCCTTCGTCCATATCGAGGTCACCCAGGGGCATCTGGAGGAGGTGGCCGAGGCGCTGGCGGAGGTGCCGCAGATCATCGAGGCGTTCTCGACGACCGGCGGCGGGGATCTGCTGACCCGGGTGGTGGCCCGGGACGCGGCGCATCTGGAGGATGTGATCCAGCGGCTGATCAGCCTGCCGGGCGTGGTCCGCACCCGTACGGAGATGGCGCTGCGGGAGCGGGTGCCGCACCGGATGCTGCCGCTGGTCGAGGCGGTCGGCGGCGCCGGACCGCAATGA
- a CDS encoding sugar ABC transporter substrate-binding protein, with the protein MRRALTGALALSLATPLAACGSDQKDAGAGKDSIGLLLPENKAARYDKFDRRIISSRIASLCLECKVDYHNAEQQVSNQKRQFEALVKKGVKVIILDAVDAAAAKSWVNSAAKKGVKVIAYDRLAEGDVAAYVSYDNEKIGRLQGQGILAALGSQAAASDVVMMNGSPTDPNAPAFKKGAHAALDGKVRKIVFEKDIPNWSEAKAKKEMSDFIDAQGAEGFDAVYSANDGMAGGIAAALQSAGIKNVPVGGQDAELPALQRVVAGTQSFTIYKEVRPEAETTAEIAFRLLRGKSIKSLTPTTADSKSKTGIPARLFKAQIVTKNNMKKTVVSDGAVRADLLCQGIAAACKSAGLQ; encoded by the coding sequence ATGCGGCGTGCCCTCACCGGCGCACTGGCACTTTCGCTGGCGACGCCCTTGGCGGCCTGCGGAAGCGATCAAAAGGATGCCGGTGCCGGCAAGGATTCCATAGGGCTGCTGCTCCCGGAGAACAAAGCAGCCCGTTATGACAAGTTCGACCGTCGTATCATTTCGTCGCGTATTGCATCTCTCTGCCTTGAATGCAAAGTCGACTACCACAATGCCGAGCAGCAGGTCAGTAATCAGAAGAGACAGTTCGAGGCGCTGGTGAAGAAGGGCGTCAAGGTCATCATTCTGGACGCGGTCGACGCCGCGGCGGCCAAGAGCTGGGTGAACTCGGCCGCCAAAAAGGGCGTCAAGGTCATCGCCTACGACCGGCTCGCCGAGGGCGATGTCGCGGCCTATGTCTCCTACGACAACGAGAAGATCGGCCGGCTCCAGGGGCAGGGGATTCTTGCCGCCCTCGGTTCCCAGGCGGCCGCTTCCGATGTCGTCATGATGAACGGCTCGCCGACCGACCCCAATGCGCCGGCCTTCAAGAAGGGCGCCCACGCGGCCCTCGACGGCAAGGTGCGGAAGATCGTCTTCGAGAAGGACATCCCCAACTGGTCCGAGGCGAAGGCCAAGAAGGAGATGTCCGACTTCATCGATGCCCAGGGTGCGGAGGGCTTCGACGCGGTCTACTCGGCCAATGACGGTATGGCGGGCGGTATCGCCGCGGCACTGCAGTCAGCCGGTATCAAGAATGTGCCGGTCGGCGGTCAGGACGCCGAACTCCCCGCGCTGCAGCGGGTGGTGGCCGGAACCCAGTCCTTCACCATTTACAAGGAAGTCCGGCCGGAGGCCGAAACCACCGCCGAAATCGCCTTCCGTCTGCTGCGCGGCAAGAGCATCAAGTCCCTGACGCCGACCACCGCCGACAGCAAGAGCAAGACCGGTATCCCCGCCCGGCTGTTCAAGGCGCAGATCGTCACCAAGAACAACATGAAGAAGACCGTGGTGAGCGACGGCGCCGTCCGGGCCGACCTGCTCTGCCAGGGCATCGCCGCGGCGTGCAAGTCCGCCGGCCTGCAGTGA
- a CDS encoding phenylalanine 4-monooxygenase encodes MSTAWQYTPISADGRLGLADQHPGRSDPAYRRRRDALAARAEGHRVGAPYPAVDYTEDEHRTWRAVHRALGPAHHAHACRAVLDAGEDAGIRADRIPQHTEVSALLTARTGFAFTLAGGVVPNERFLGAMAHGYFHAVQFVRHPAVPLYAPEPDVLHDVFGHGVHLSCARLARLYRLIGQAANRTETDEALATLSRVYWFTLEYGLITEAGTPKAFGAALLSSYGEIGAHDRRTIHPLDLRAAATTPYLISGYQPVLYAARSLEHLEDVLGAFCTDFDDDSASRLCVPALPRDRP; translated from the coding sequence ATGAGCACGGCGTGGCAGTACACCCCCATCTCCGCCGATGGCCGGCTGGGGCTCGCGGACCAGCACCCCGGCCGCAGCGACCCGGCCTACCGGCGCCGTCGTGACGCACTGGCCGCGCGGGCCGAAGGGCATCGCGTGGGGGCGCCCTACCCGGCCGTCGACTACACCGAGGACGAGCACCGCACCTGGCGGGCGGTACACCGGGCGCTCGGCCCGGCACACCACGCCCATGCCTGCCGTGCGGTCCTGGACGCCGGTGAGGACGCGGGAATCCGCGCCGACCGGATCCCGCAGCACACGGAGGTCAGCGCCCTCCTCACCGCCCGTACGGGATTCGCCTTCACACTGGCGGGCGGAGTGGTGCCCAATGAGCGGTTCCTGGGGGCGATGGCACACGGCTACTTCCATGCCGTGCAGTTCGTCCGCCACCCCGCGGTTCCGCTGTACGCGCCCGAACCCGATGTCCTGCACGACGTCTTCGGGCATGGCGTCCACCTGTCGTGCGCGCGCCTCGCCCGGCTGTACCGGCTCATCGGACAGGCCGCCAACCGGACCGAAACCGATGAAGCCCTCGCCACCCTCAGCCGGGTCTACTGGTTCACCCTCGAATACGGGCTGATCACCGAAGCCGGCACCCCCAAGGCGTTCGGCGCCGCCCTCCTGTCGTCCTACGGCGAGATCGGCGCCCACGACCGGCGGACGATCCACCCCCTGGACCTCCGTGCGGCGGCCACCACCCCGTACCTCATCTCCGGGTACCAGCCCGTCCTCTACGCCGCCCGCTCCCTGGAACATCTCGAAGATGTCCTCGGCGCCTTCTGCACCGACTTCGACGACGACAGCGCGAGCCGGCTGTGCGTCCCGGCGCTCCCCCGCGACCGGCCCTAG